The genomic interval CACGTGGATTAGATATCTCAGGTGTCAGCCATGTTTATAACTTCGATATTCCTCAAGATACTGAAAGTTATACACACCGTATTGGTCGTACAGGTCGTGCTGGTAAAAAAGGTATCGCTGTTACATTTGTGAACCCGATTGAAATGGATTATATCCGTCAAATCGAACAAACAAATGACCGCCGCATGAGAGCTTTACGTCCTCCGCACCGTAAAGAAGTGTTGCGTGCGCGTGAAAATGATATTAAAGAAAAAGTTGAAAAATGGATGTCTCAAGAGCATTCAGAACGTTTGCAAGATATCTCTTCTCAATTGTTAAATGAATATAATGACGTAGAACTTGTATCAGCTTTACTTCAAGAATTAGTTGAAGCAAATGATGAAGTAGAAGTACAATTGACATTTGAAAAACCGCTTGCTCGCAAAGGTGGTCGCCATAACGGAAAAGGCCCACGCAGAAGCGGTAAACCAAATAAACGTTCAAACAATAAATTTGATAATAAAAACCGTCGCGGCAAAGGTAACAAAGGCGGTAAAAATAATAGCGGCAAAAAATTTAAAAATGACAAAAAAGATCATAAAAAACCAATCAAAGGACGTACATTTGCTGACATGCAAAAATAGTTAATTGGTTTATAAATGGTAAAAAGCATTGGTTCGAAATTATCGAATCAGTGCTTTTTTTGTTTTAAAAATAAATTATAAAATTCTCCAAATTTGTTTCGGTTATTGTTAGAATATGACTATATGTATAAATAATTTATGATAGGAGCGGGCAACTTAATGGAATACAAACAGCAAAGTCCTAGAAAAGTTTTGGGTTATTATTATTTAAGTTTCATTTTAAGATTTTTGATAACTTTAATGATAGCACTAGTTTTCTGTGGCTTGACTTATTATTTTAATTGGTCGCCATGGGTCATATATTGCTTTGGTATATTACTACTGCTGCAAGTACTATTTTATGCTGTTCAACCATGGGTTTTATGGCAGCATAGATATTTCACTCTATCTGATAACCACATTATAATCATTAATACATTCTTTTTTAAAAAAGAATCAGTCATTAAGTTGGATAGAGTTCAATATTTAGAACGTAAAACAGGTCCGTTATTAAATCGATTCGGCTTATGTAAAAATTATATCGTGACAGCTGGTCATGAGATTATACTTCCATTGGTTAATGAAGATACAACAAAAGAAATGGAAGAATATTGTATGGATTACTTAGAAAAGGTAGATGCAGATGTTTAAACCAGAAAAATTACATCCTATTTCTTATTTGTCAGGTTTAATTAAAACAATAAAACAAAATTTTATTGTAATCATTCTTTTTTTTATCAATATTAAAGATTTTCACTTTGCTGATTTTAAACAATACATTTGGCCTGGTATTTTGCTTATTTTATTTATAGTTTCATTTATTATCAATGCAGCAAAAGTTTTTACTACGAGGTATTGGATTGAGAATAATCATTTCATCGTTACACATGGTGTATTTAATAAGAAGCGGAAAGAGTTAGATATACAACGTATACAATCTGTCGATACGTCACAAGATATTGTGAATAGAGTGTTTGGCGGCTTGATTTTAGAAATAAAAGTGCCGAGTGACAGTATAAAGCTTGAGATTGTGTCTAAAGCGCAGAGTGAATATATCGAACAGCAAATTAAAAAAGTTCAAAACTCAATTGATATGACAGAAGATATTGATAGTGAGAATGAAGCAGAGCATAACCAAAATCAAAAAACAATTTATCGTTTGTCCTTAAAAGAACTTACTCTAATGTCATTAACGAGTGGTTCTATTGTGATTGCAATACTAACAATTATGCCGATACTCGGGAGTTTACAAAGCGTTATACCATGGGATCATATTTTTAAGCAATTTCAACACATTGCACAAGCTGCTTATATTACAACAATAATACTTATTGTATTCGGTTTGTTGATTGCTTATATCATCGGTGTAATTATTGAATTTACAAGATTTTATGGTTATACGTTAAAAGAAGAGAATCATCAATTAAAAATTAAACATGGATTACTGAATGTGAAAAGTCTGACAGTCCCTACAAAACGTATTCAAGCTGTAGTTGAAAAGCAGTCATTCTTTCGCAGAATACTAGGGTATACATCGATTTATTTTGTAATTACAAGTGATGGTATTAATACAATGGAAAGTGAATCTGCTTCTGGACAAGTTGTGATACTTCCTTTTATGAAACGAGAAAAAACATACGAAATGCTGCATTATTTAGTTCCCTCTCTAAGTTTTCAATCTGTTGAGACAGGTTTGCCAAAAGGTGGTATTCGACGTAATGCTCAAATCAGTGGTGGAATTATACTTATTGCTGGAATAGCAGGATATTATTTTTGGAATGCCTGGGCTATGATAATTGCATTATTATTAATTGTACTCGTAATTATTAATAGTATTATAACTGTGAAGTATTCAGGATTGCATATTTCTTCTGATGAATTAACACTGAAACATTCTCAATTAATTCGTACACGCTATTTTTACACAAGTAAAAATAAACTTGTTGGGTTTGAGAAAAGACAAAATCCATTTTTAAGAAGGGCGGAACTTGCTCATTTTAATTTTATTGCAGCAAAAGGCGCAGGAAGTCTAAATATAGGCTTGCGCTTCGTCCAAAATAATAAAGCAGATGAACTGGAAAATTGGTACTTGAAGGAGGGGAATTATGAAGCTTAATCGTATGTCTCCCAAAGGAAAAAAAGTGCTGGTTATCGGTGCAGTGATACGTACGGTAATCATTGCGGTATGTTTAATTGCTGCTTTAGTAATTGATCATTTGTGGTTGCATTGGCTAAGCGATACACCTTTTAAAATTACTTGTGTGATTGTAGCTGTACTTATTGCCATACAAATTATAGGAGATTGTATCATGCGCCCATGGTTAATGAATCGGCAACATGGTTATTTATTGAAAACACATTCTATTACTGTCCAAGAGGGCATGTGGTTTGTAAAACATTTGAAAATTCCATTGTTTCGTATTCAAAATGTAGATATAGAAGAAGGATGGTTGATGCGTAAATATCAACTTGCGACTTTGAACCTTTCGACAGCTGGCGGTAATGCAGAAATTATATTAATCGATAAAACAACAGCGCAACAAATTATGAATAATATCAAACATTCTTCATTAAATATAAGCGAAGAATCAGAAGTGGGTGAATAAGTTGATATATGGTATTGGAATCGACTTAATTGAGATTAGTCGAATCAAAACATTGCTAAAACGTCAAAAAAAGTTGCCTGAGCGTATTTTGAGTAAAGATGAATTAACTAAATTTGAAAACTTTTCTCATGAACAACGGCGGGCTGAATTTTTAGCAGGACGTTTTGCGTGTAAAGAAGCATTCAGTAAAGCTTTAGGAACAGGTTTAGGAAAACATGTAAGTTTCCAAGATATTAATTGTCAAAATGATGAATTAGGACGTCCTTTTATTCAGTTTGAAGGATTTAAAGTACATGTCAGTATTACTCATACTGAAAATTATGCCGCGAGTCAGGTGATTCTTGAGAAAATGTAATATAATAATAGTATTGTTGAATTAAACTGAAAGAATCGGTTTAAAATAAAGGAGTTGAAGATCATGGCGGATAAATTTTATCGGCCTACGTATCTTAAGGTAGATTTAGAAGCAATATTAAAAAACTATCAAGTACTAGGCAAATTACAACCCAATAAAATAGTGATGCCAGTAATTAAAGCGAATGCTTATGGTATGGGAAGTGTAAATGTCGGCCACTATTTAAAAGAAAACGGGGTTGAATTTTTCGGCGTTGCCACTTTGGATGAAGCAATTGAATTAAGAATGCACGGAATTGATACGAAAATATTAATCTTAGGCGTTGTAATGCCTAAAGATATTAATAAAGCAATCCAACATCGGGTTGCTTTAACAGTACCTTCATACGCATGGTTGGAAGAAGCAATTAAATATCTTGATGACGATTTAGAAAAAGATTTATGGCTGCATGTCAAAATCGATACAGGTATGGGACGTTTAGGTGTAAAATCAGCAGACGACTATCAAAAAGTGGTTGATTTAATACAGTCACATGAACATTTGATTTTTGAAGGTGTATTTACACATTTTGCACAAGCTGATGAAGACAGCCCGCATACAAAAGAACAATATGAAATATTTGAAAACTGGGTGAATTCAATTTCTCATCCGCCTTATGTACATGCACAAAACTCTGGAGGTACCATTTTGTTTGATGCACCTATTTGCAATATGGTGCGAACAGGTATTTCGTTATATGGTTATTATCCATCTGAATATGTTGAACAACAGACACATGCTGAATTGTATCCTTGTGCTGAATGGGTGACAGAAATCGTTGATGTTAAGCATTTAGAAATAGGCGATACTGTAAGTTACGGTTCCACTTATACCGCAGAAAAAGCTGAAAAGATTGCAATTTTACCTGTCGGTTATGCAGATGGTTTTCCACGAATGATGCAAGGAACTAATGTAGAAGTGAATGGACAGCAATGTACGATTATCGGTCGTGTATGCATGGATCAAATGATGATTGTATTACCTGAAAATGAAGCGTTTAATGTCGGGGACAAAGTGACATTGTTAAATCGTGAACATAACGGTCCGCAATCATTATTATCTTTTGCAAAACAACAGCAAACTATTAATTATGAAGTGCTTTGTCGCATCGGAAGACGTGTTCCAAGAATATATGAGCCGGAAAAAGTATTTGATATTGTTAACGAATTGCAAAAATAGTATGGTCAGGTATTTTGAAATTTGTTATTATAAGTTTGAATATTAAATTAGTATTTCTTTAATTCTTGGAGGTCTTACTCATGTCAACTTTTAATCAGAATAGAAGTTATAGTTTAGAACAGTCACTGAAAGAAGGCTATGCACAGATGGCTGACTTAAATCTCTCCCTCGCAACGGAGGCATTTTCAGTAGAATGTGAAGCCTGTGATTGCAATGAATCATATTTAGCTTTTGACAAGGATGAATGATGAGGAGAGGCGATGTTTACTTAGCTGATTTATCGCCAGTGCAAGGTTCTGAACAAGGGGGAGTTAGGCCTGTTGTAATTATACAAAACGACACTGGAAATAAGTATAGTCCAACAGTCATTGTAGCTGCAATGACTGGACGGATTAATAAAGCAAAAATTCCTACTCATGTTGAAATTGAAAAAAGTAAATATAAATTGGACAAAGATTCAGTTATTTTACTAGAACAGATAAGAACAGTCGATAAAAAGCGACTTAAAGAAAAACTGACATATTTATCAGACGAAAAGATGAAAGAAATTGATAATGCGATTCAAATCAGCTTAGGCTTGACACATCGCAATTAATTGGAATTCAAACAACAATTAAATTACAAAAGGTTGAGGCAAGATATGAATGTTGCCTTACAACTTTGTTCAGACTTGCACCAATTGTAGAGACTGAACTAAATGTTTAAAGAGGCAGAGAAACAATTTCAGCTTAGGGTACACGTATGACTTTATTGCTCGACTATCAATATAGGTTAATATGGCGTTCCTAGAGATGCTGTTATTGGTTTTTGCCTCTTTTTTAGGCTCTCTGTCAAATAGGACTGGTGGCTCAAATTATAGAGGTTAAGCAGCTTTTAGCTGCTTAATCTCTTTTTTAGGATTCGAGGAAAAAAGTCTCGTACATAAAATAATACGATTGCGCAAATTAGTGAAGTTTCTATAACCGAAAGAAACCCTTTTTATCAGTTTGATCTTATTATTAATACCTTCGAGCGGACCGTTGGTCAGATTCGAATATTCCAAAGTATTCAGTACCATGTCATGATAATTTTTAAGTGTTCTGATGGAAATTTGAAGTTTGGGGGCAATGTTTCCCATGGTTATTGCCTGTATGGTTGATGTATATAACTGTTCATCATTTTCTTTTAAAGCGTAACGCAGCTGATGGACATAGTGATGCGTGTTTAACAATTTATCATCAAAATCCAATAAGAAATCTACAATTCCTTTGGTGGTTTTCCATTGTTTGAACAGAGGAACTTTATTATATTCGAACATCTCCAATTGTTCATAAGGTTTCAAAAGCAGTTTCCAGTAACGCTTATATTTATTGTAAAGCGGTCTGTCGTTATTTCGGAAAGTATTCATAACACTGACACGAGTCATATTCAAAGCACGATTCAATGATTGTACAATATGGAATCGGTCTATAATAATTTTGGCATTAGGGAATACTTCGTTGATCAAAGACATATAAGGTTCGTACATATCGATAGATACCGTCTTCACACGTTGTCTTTCAGCTAGTGAATAACGATAAAAGTGCGTTTTCAGAGCTGCCAATCTGCGATCGGGAACAATATCTACGATACGATGGGACACAGCATCAGCATAAATAAAACTCATATTATGGCTGACATGTTTGACACTTTTGAATTCATCCATCATTAAATGTTCAGGCAAAGCGCTGAACGGCTTTTGAGCAATCTGAGAAGCAGCTTTATCTATCATCCGAGCAACTGTAGAAGCCCCGACAGCACACGATTCAGCAATTGATTTTTGAGAACGGATTTCGGTAGCTTTCTGCAAAACAGCTAAACGGGTATTATCCGAAATATGGCAATGTCTCTCAACTATTTTTGTTTCAGCAGTGAAGTGCGTACAGCAGTGCTTACAGTAAAAACGCTGCTTCTTCAGGTTCAAATAGGCTTGTCTTTCAGATACCTTAGGTATCGTAATACGGGAATTCTTCATTCCATTTTTTATAATGGAGTACTCGGTATTTTTAAAGCCGCAGTTTTCACAGTGCTCAGGAACGTACGTCAATTTTCCAAAGTAGAATAGACACGTTTTTCCTTTATACTCTTTTTCTTCAACCTTAGTATCGAATTCTATATTTTTATCTTTAATTCCCAGTGTAGTTGATATAAAATGATTCATAGGCGCAACTTATCTCCTTTAATTTGGGTTTGGTCACTTTAAATTATAGAGATAATTGCGCTATTTTTATATCAAAAAATCGGACGAGTGATTTTCTCACCAGTCCGATTTAGTATAGAACCCTTTTTTACATATAAAATATTATAGAAGCCGAAAGTTTTTATTAATCAATTACAAAAACAAAGGTGTCTATACCTTTTATAATTAAGGTTAAAAAGAGAATTCAGAAAGAAGGACGATACAAGTGGAAGAATTTAAAGGGAAATATTTGCGAATGTTGCAATTATATGTAGAGTCCTACAACAAGCAAGCTGTGCTTAATCAATTCAAAGATTTCGGACAAGAAATTTTAGAAAAACACATCCATGCTGAAAATGTACTGGACATCCATAAGGAATGTGCAAAAGAATTAGATTTATCAAAAGATCAAATTTTAATGTCTTTAGAAATTTTAAAAACAATTGCGCAAACTTACGGATACAGTTATAAGGACTATCAAGAATTAGTTGATAAGTTATACTATCATGATAAAGAAATGGATTTAGCTTCGCGCCTTCAGCAAACAATGCTGCAAACAGAGATTCCTCAATTCGACAGTATTCAAATTGGAGTAATTTCTGTTGCTGCCCAAAAAGTGAGCGGCGATTATTTTAATCTGATTGATCATAAAGATGGCACGATGAGCTTTGCTGTAGCTGATGTTATCGGAAAAGGTATTCCAGCAGCATTAGCTATGAGTATGATTAAGTTCGGTATGGATTCATATGGTCATTCCCAATTACCAAGTGATGGGTTGAAACGATTAAATAGGGTTGTTGAAAAAAATGTCAATCAAGATATGTTTGTAACAATGTTTTATGGTCTTTATGAAGAAATGAATCATTTGCTTTATTGCAGTTCGGCTGGTCATGAGCCGGGATATGTATTCAGGGCGGAACAAGATGAATTTGAAGAAATTGATGTCAGAGGACGCGTGTTAGGTGTTAGACAACTCGAACGCTATAAGCAACAAGAGATTCCAATTTATTTAAATGACTTAATCATTATTTTTACAGATGGTGTAACCGAAATACGTGATGAAAACGGCAAGTTTATAGATATTAATTACTTGCTTGATTTCATACATAAATACAAAGACCTGCATCCTCAAGATATTGTTCAATTATTGTATGAAGAATTACTAGGCATCCAAAAATCTGGGAAGCGCGATGATTTAACCATTTTAATTATTAAGCGTGTAAATTAACAAAAAAATGATTAATCCCTAATCAAAAGGGGTATATAAGTGACTGAAATATGAACAGACTGGAGTGTAACACTTAATGAACTTAAATATAGAGACACAAAAATATGATGATTATTACGAGATTAAAGTTGGAGGAGAGTTAGACGTATACACTGTTCCAGATTTGGAAAAGGTATTGACTCCAATTAAGCAAGAAGGTACACATGATGTACATGTCAACTTGGCAAATGTTAGTTATATGGATTCAACTGGATTAGGTTTATTCGTAGGTACATTAAAAGCTTTAAACCAAAATGATAAAGAGTTATACATTATCGGCGCTTCAGATCGTATCAGCCGTTTATTTGAAATCACTGGTTTAAGCGACTTGATGCACGTAAATGAAGGATCGGAGGTAGAATGACATGCTAGCCAAGCGGAATGTAATTGAAATGAAGTTACCTGCAGAAGCTGAATATGTCAGCTTGATTCGTTTAACTTTATCAGGTGTATTTTCTCGTGCGGGGGCTTCATATGATGATATTGAAGATGCAAAAATCGCAGTAAGTGAAGCGGTTACTAATGCAGTCAAACATGCTTATAAAGGTGAAGATGTTGATGCTGCAATTTATTTGTGTTTCGAAATTTATGAAGATAAAATTAGAGTTGTAGTTTCTGATCAAGGACAAAGCTTTGATTATGAAGAGAAGAAAAAAGAGTTAGGCCCTTATCAAGAAGATGAGAATATTGATTTCTTAAGAGAAGGCGGTTTAGGATTATTCTTGATTGAATCATTAATGGATGAAGTTAAAGTCAACAAAGATAATGGCGTAACGATAAGTATGATTAAGTATATAAAAAAAGAGCAGGTGCGAAATAATGGCGAAAGAGTCGAAATCAGTTAACGATATTTCACCTGAACAAATCAATGAATGGATTAGACAACATCAAAATGATGAAAATACAGGCGCCCAAGATAAGCTCGTTAAACATTATCAAAAGTTGATTGAATCTTTAGCATTTAAGTATTCCAAAGGTCAATCACATCATGAAGATTTAGTACAAGTAGGAATGGTGGGATTAATTGGAGCAATTAATCGCTTCGATATCAACTTTGGAAGAAAGTTTGAGGCTTTTTTGGTGCCTACTGTGATAGGTGAAATCAAGCGATATTTAAGAGATAAGACTTGGAGTGTTCATGTTCCAAGAAGAATTAAAGAAATCGGACCAAGAATTAAAAAAACTACAGATGAATTAACTAACGAACTTGAACGTTCGCCATCAATTAGTGAAATTGCCGAAAGATTAGAAGTAACGGATGAAGAAGTACTAGAAGCGATGGAGATGGGACAAAGTTATAACGCTTTGAGTGTTGATCATTCAATTGAAGCGGATAAAGATGGTTCAACAGTTACCTTATTAGATATTATGGGTGAACAAGAAGGTGGCTATGACTTAACTGAAAAACGTATGATTCTAGAGAGAATTTTACCGATTCTGACAGACAGAGAAAGAGAAATCATTCAATGTACATTTATTGAAGGTTTAAGTCAAAAAGAAACCGGTGAACGTATCGGTTTGAGTCAAATGCATGTATCTCGTTTGCAGCGTAATGCAATTAAAAAATTGCAACAAGCCGCGAAAAAATAAGTTGAATTAAATATCAAACAGTAATTAGGACTGAAACGTATATATTGTGTTTCAGTCCTAATTTCTGATATATGGTA from Staphylococcus condimenti carries:
- a CDS encoding PH domain-containing protein, producing the protein MIALVFCGLTYYFNWSPWVIYCFGILLLLQVLFYAVQPWVLWQHRYFTLSDNHIIIINTFFFKKESVIKLDRVQYLERKTGPLLNRFGLCKNYIVTAGHEIILPLVNEDTTKEMEEYCMDYLEKVDADV
- a CDS encoding PH domain-containing protein; the protein is MFKPEKLHPISYLSGLIKTIKQNFIVIILFFINIKDFHFADFKQYIWPGILLILFIVSFIINAAKVFTTRYWIENNHFIVTHGVFNKKRKELDIQRIQSVDTSQDIVNRVFGGLILEIKVPSDSIKLEIVSKAQSEYIEQQIKKVQNSIDMTEDIDSENEAEHNQNQKTIYRLSLKELTLMSLTSGSIVIAILTIMPILGSLQSVIPWDHIFKQFQHIAQAAYITTIILIVFGLLIAYIIGVIIEFTRFYGYTLKEENHQLKIKHGLLNVKSLTVPTKRIQAVVEKQSFFRRILGYTSIYFVITSDGINTMESESASGQVVILPFMKREKTYEMLHYLVPSLSFQSVETGLPKGGIRRNAQISGGIILIAGIAGYYFWNAWAMIIALLLIVLVIINSIITVKYSGLHISSDELTLKHSQLIRTRYFYTSKNKLVGFEKRQNPFLRRAELAHFNFIAAKGAGSLNIGLRFVQNNKADELENWYLKEGNYEA
- a CDS encoding PH domain-containing protein gives rise to the protein MKLNRMSPKGKKVLVIGAVIRTVIIAVCLIAALVIDHLWLHWLSDTPFKITCVIVAVLIAIQIIGDCIMRPWLMNRQHGYLLKTHSITVQEGMWFVKHLKIPLFRIQNVDIEEGWLMRKYQLATLNLSTAGGNAEIILIDKTTAQQIMNNIKHSSLNISEESEVGE
- the acpS gene encoding holo-ACP synthase, with amino-acid sequence MIYGIGIDLIEISRIKTLLKRQKKLPERILSKDELTKFENFSHEQRRAEFLAGRFACKEAFSKALGTGLGKHVSFQDINCQNDELGRPFIQFEGFKVHVSITHTENYAASQVILEKM
- the alr gene encoding alanine racemase; the protein is MADKFYRPTYLKVDLEAILKNYQVLGKLQPNKIVMPVIKANAYGMGSVNVGHYLKENGVEFFGVATLDEAIELRMHGIDTKILILGVVMPKDINKAIQHRVALTVPSYAWLEEAIKYLDDDLEKDLWLHVKIDTGMGRLGVKSADDYQKVVDLIQSHEHLIFEGVFTHFAQADEDSPHTKEQYEIFENWVNSISHPPYVHAQNSGGTILFDAPICNMVRTGISLYGYYPSEYVEQQTHAELYPCAEWVTEIVDVKHLEIGDTVSYGSTYTAEKAEKIAILPVGYADGFPRMMQGTNVEVNGQQCTIIGRVCMDQMMIVLPENEAFNVGDKVTLLNREHNGPQSLLSFAKQQQTINYEVLCRIGRRVPRIYEPEKVFDIVNELQK
- the mazE gene encoding type II toxin-antitoxin system antitoxin MazE, with translation MSTFNQNRSYSLEQSLKEGYAQMADLNLSLATEAFSVECEACDCNESYLAFDKDE
- a CDS encoding type II toxin-antitoxin system PemK/MazF family toxin, whose protein sequence is MMRRGDVYLADLSPVQGSEQGGVRPVVIIQNDTGNKYSPTVIVAAMTGRINKAKIPTHVEIEKSKYKLDKDSVILLEQIRTVDKKRLKEKLTYLSDEKMKEIDNAIQISLGLTHRN
- a CDS encoding ISL3 family transposase — protein: MNHFISTTLGIKDKNIEFDTKVEEKEYKGKTCLFYFGKLTYVPEHCENCGFKNTEYSIIKNGMKNSRITIPKVSERQAYLNLKKQRFYCKHCCTHFTAETKIVERHCHISDNTRLAVLQKATEIRSQKSIAESCAVGASTVARMIDKAASQIAQKPFSALPEHLMMDEFKSVKHVSHNMSFIYADAVSHRIVDIVPDRRLAALKTHFYRYSLAERQRVKTVSIDMYEPYMSLINEVFPNAKIIIDRFHIVQSLNRALNMTRVSVMNTFRNNDRPLYNKYKRYWKLLLKPYEQLEMFEYNKVPLFKQWKTTKGIVDFLLDFDDKLLNTHHYVHQLRYALKENDEQLYTSTIQAITMGNIAPKLQISIRTLKNYHDMVLNTLEYSNLTNGPLEGINNKIKLIKRVSFGYRNFTNLRNRIILCTRLFSSNPKKEIKQLKAA
- a CDS encoding PP2C family protein-serine/threonine phosphatase; its protein translation is MEEFKGKYLRMLQLYVESYNKQAVLNQFKDFGQEILEKHIHAENVLDIHKECAKELDLSKDQILMSLEILKTIAQTYGYSYKDYQELVDKLYYHDKEMDLASRLQQTMLQTEIPQFDSIQIGVISVAAQKVSGDYFNLIDHKDGTMSFAVADVIGKGIPAALAMSMIKFGMDSYGHSQLPSDGLKRLNRVVEKNVNQDMFVTMFYGLYEEMNHLLYCSSAGHEPGYVFRAEQDEFEEIDVRGRVLGVRQLERYKQQEIPIYLNDLIIIFTDGVTEIRDENGKFIDINYLLDFIHKYKDLHPQDIVQLLYEELLGIQKSGKRDDLTILIIKRVN
- a CDS encoding anti-sigma factor antagonist, giving the protein MNLNIETQKYDDYYEIKVGGELDVYTVPDLEKVLTPIKQEGTHDVHVNLANVSYMDSTGLGLFVGTLKALNQNDKELYIIGASDRISRLFEITGLSDLMHVNEGSEVE
- the rsbW gene encoding anti-sigma B factor RsbW, with amino-acid sequence MLAKRNVIEMKLPAEAEYVSLIRLTLSGVFSRAGASYDDIEDAKIAVSEAVTNAVKHAYKGEDVDAAIYLCFEIYEDKIRVVVSDQGQSFDYEEKKKELGPYQEDENIDFLREGGLGLFLIESLMDEVKVNKDNGVTISMIKYIKKEQVRNNGERVEIS
- the sigB gene encoding RNA polymerase sigma factor SigB, which codes for MAKESKSVNDISPEQINEWIRQHQNDENTGAQDKLVKHYQKLIESLAFKYSKGQSHHEDLVQVGMVGLIGAINRFDINFGRKFEAFLVPTVIGEIKRYLRDKTWSVHVPRRIKEIGPRIKKTTDELTNELERSPSISEIAERLEVTDEEVLEAMEMGQSYNALSVDHSIEADKDGSTVTLLDIMGEQEGGYDLTEKRMILERILPILTDREREIIQCTFIEGLSQKETGERIGLSQMHVSRLQRNAIKKLQQAAKK